From the genome of Verrucomicrobiia bacterium, one region includes:
- the rplN gene encoding 50S ribosomal protein L14 — protein MLQIRSHLDVADNTGAKVAWNIGVLGRNQTYAGIGDVVKVHIKDATPDGQVKKGEVHNAVIVRTRHVIRRSDGSYLRFDRNACVIIDAEHNPKGTRIFGPVARELRDKKFMKIISLAPEVI, from the coding sequence ATGTTACAAATCCGTTCTCATCTTGACGTGGCCGATAACACCGGGGCGAAAGTCGCCTGGAACATCGGCGTGTTGGGACGCAATCAAACCTACGCTGGCATCGGCGACGTGGTGAAGGTGCATATCAAGGACGCCACACCGGATGGGCAGGTGAAAAAAGGCGAGGTGCATAATGCCGTTATCGTGCGGACCCGGCATGTCATCCGGCGGAGCGACGGATCGTATTTGCGCTTTGACCGCAACGCCTGCGTCATTATTGACGCGGAACACAACCCGAAGGGCACGCGCATTTTTGGGCCGGTGGCCCGCGAGTTACGCGACAAGAAATTCATGAAGATCATTTCGCTGGCACCGGAGGTTATTTGA
- the rpsQ gene encoding 30S ribosomal protein S17 — MADTNQTTEKRGHRKERVGDVISNKMAKTIVVRVERRFPHPQFKKVVKAYKKFYAHDEQATAKVGDKVRIEETRPVSKLKRWRLVEVVEKSGGVERVTA; from the coding sequence ATGGCTGACACAAATCAAACGACAGAAAAGCGCGGTCATCGCAAAGAGCGCGTCGGCGACGTGATTTCGAACAAGATGGCCAAGACCATCGTGGTCCGCGTGGAGCGCCGCTTTCCGCATCCGCAGTTCAAGAAAGTGGTCAAGGCGTACAAAAAATTCTACGCGCATGACGAACAGGCGACGGCCAAGGTGGGCGACAAGGTGCGGATTGAAGAGACCCGGCCCGTGTCCAAACTGAAGCGCTGGCGGCTGGTGGAAGTGGTGGAAAAGAGTGGCGGGGTGGAGCGCGTCACCGCTTGA